From the genome of Anaerolineae bacterium, one region includes:
- the rpsB gene encoding 30S ribosomal protein S2 yields MAYLKMKELLEAGVHFGHQTKRWNPKMKPYIFGARNGIYIIDLQKTVRMFKTAYDFVTDIVTEGKSVLFVGTKKQARESIYEEANRCEMFYVHNRWLGGMLTNFQTIKQSIDRLNYLNDIINDGSINLFPKKERLKLEHERVKLDNNLGGIRTMNGVPGAIFIVDSKNEAIAVREGKRLNIPIISIVDTNCDPDEIDYIIPGNDDAIRAIRLITARIADACIEGRKQMLEKQQAEADKEIEKQPEPVSFGEKLEAGQRRIVSDGADGPIIEIIKKVKPVDDSGSEELVNITEAE; encoded by the coding sequence ATGGCTTATCTTAAAATGAAGGAGCTTCTTGAAGCTGGGGTACATTTTGGGCATCAGACAAAGCGCTGGAATCCAAAAATGAAACCATACATCTTCGGAGCAAGGAACGGTATTTATATTATCGATCTTCAAAAAACTGTTCGCATGTTTAAAACAGCGTATGATTTTGTAACCGACATCGTCACAGAGGGAAAATCGGTTCTTTTTGTAGGCACCAAAAAGCAGGCCAGGGAATCTATTTATGAAGAGGCTAATCGATGCGAAATGTTTTATGTGCATAACAGGTGGTTGGGTGGAATGCTGACAAATTTTCAGACCATTAAACAGAGTATAGATCGTCTTAACTATCTTAACGATATAATTAATGATGGATCTATAAATTTGTTTCCCAAAAAGGAGCGACTGAAACTTGAGCATGAAAGGGTAAAGCTCGACAACAATCTTGGCGGAATCCGGACCATGAACGGGGTTCCAGGCGCTATCTTTATTGTTGATTCTAAAAATGAGGCAATTGCAGTGCGTGAGGGGAAACGTCTCAATATACCTATTATTTCTATTGTTGATACTAACTGCGATCCTGATGAAATTGATTATATCATACCGGGCAATGATGATGCCATACGGGCAATACGGCTGATTACAGCCAGAATTGCCGATGCCTGTATAGAGGGCAGAAAGCAAATGCTCGAGAAACAGCAGGCAGAGGCCGACAAAGAAATCGAAAAGCAACCTGAACCAGTATCTTTCGGTGAAAAATTAGAAGCAGGTCAAAGGAGAATTGTCTCGGACGGTGCAGATGGACCGATTATAGAGATAATAAAAAAAGTAAAACCTGTGGATGATTCTGGAAGCGAAGAACTGGTAAATATTACTGAGGCAGAATAG
- the tsf gene encoding translation elongation factor Ts: protein MATISAAIVKQLREKTGAGMMDCKEALTECDGDINKSIDFLRKKGLATALKRSGRVMSEGLIESYIHTGSKLGVLVEINCETDFVAKNDDFIEFAKNIAMHIAAINPVGIRPEDISEETINREREIYRAQAIETGKPEQIIDKITEGKLQKFYKDNCLMSQAYVRDPNITIEDLLNSLIAKIGENITIKRFVRFQLGES from the coding sequence ATGGCAACAATTAGCGCAGCAATAGTTAAACAGCTCCGTGAAAAGACAGGAGCAGGTATGATGGATTGCAAAGAAGCTCTTACAGAGTGCGATGGTGATATAAACAAATCCATTGATTTCTTAAGAAAAAAAGGGCTGGCAACAGCCTTAAAGAGATCCGGCAGGGTTATGAGTGAAGGCCTGATAGAATCTTATATTCATACGGGCAGCAAACTTGGCGTGTTGGTTGAGATTAATTGCGAGACCGATTTTGTTGCAAAAAACGATGATTTTATTGAGTTTGCAAAAAACATAGCGATGCATATTGCAGCCATCAATCCTGTTGGGATCAGGCCTGAAGATATTTCCGAAGAGACAATTAACAGGGAAAGGGAAATCTATCGTGCGCAGGCTATAGAAACAGGCAAGCCCGAACAGATTATAGATAAGATAACAGAGGGTAAGCTGCAGAAATTTTATAAGGACAACTGTCTCATGAGCCAGGCATACGTACGGGATCCCAATATAACTATTGAGGATCTTTTAAACAGCTTGATTGCAAAGATCGGCGAGAATATTACGATTAAGCGTTTTGTACGGTTCCAGCTAGGGGAGTCTTGA